One window of Novosphingobium sp. 9U genomic DNA carries:
- a CDS encoding SDR family NAD(P)-dependent oxidoreductase, with translation MSDKDLLDLGGQVAIVTGAGQNAGRATALELARHNAGGVAVNDFVAERAEAVAAEIEAIGVPAIAVPFDVGDLDAIKAADAAITAKLGPATILVNNAGMAGPGGSLRPTRNFWEEDPSAWERYLRTNLYGVYNCCYAFIPNMVEARRGRIVTIVSDSGRTGEPKLAVYASAKAGAQGFVRSIAKELGRYNVTCNAVSLSSLIPDMPEEKLAEVMASDHAKAQLSRYTIRRYGKSADVAALVTFLCSQASEWITGQTYPLNGGYAPSM, from the coding sequence ATGAGCGACAAGGACCTTCTCGATCTCGGCGGACAGGTGGCGATCGTGACCGGAGCTGGGCAGAACGCCGGGCGCGCGACTGCGCTGGAGCTCGCGCGGCACAATGCCGGGGGTGTGGCGGTGAACGACTTCGTGGCCGAGCGTGCAGAGGCAGTTGCTGCCGAAATCGAGGCGATTGGTGTGCCTGCTATCGCCGTCCCTTTCGACGTTGGCGACCTCGACGCGATCAAGGCGGCGGATGCGGCGATCACGGCGAAGCTCGGCCCGGCGACGATCCTGGTCAACAACGCCGGCATGGCGGGCCCGGGCGGATCGCTGCGCCCCACGCGCAATTTCTGGGAGGAGGATCCCTCCGCTTGGGAGCGCTACCTGCGCACCAACCTCTATGGTGTCTACAACTGCTGCTACGCCTTCATTCCGAACATGGTCGAGGCGCGTCGCGGGCGGATCGTCACCATCGTCTCGGATTCGGGCCGCACGGGCGAGCCGAAGCTGGCCGTCTACGCCTCGGCAAAGGCGGGCGCGCAAGGCTTCGTGCGCTCGATCGCCAAGGAACTCGGGCGCTACAACGTGACCTGCAATGCAGTGTCGCTGTCGTCGCTGATCCCCGACATGCCTGAAGAGAAGCTGGCCGAGGTGATGGCAAGCGATCACGCCAAGGCGCAGCTCTCGCGCTACACGATCCGCCGTTACGGCAAGTCGGCCGACGTTGCCGCGCTGGTGACGTTCCTGTGCTCGCAAGCGTCGGAGTGGATCACCGGCCAGACTTATCCGCTCAACGGCGGCTACGCGCCGTCGATGTAA
- a CDS encoding SDR family NAD(P)-dependent oxidoreductase codes for MLDGFDLSGRVALVTGGGTGIGKAIATLLARRGAEIAIASRRADRLEAAAQEIAGATGRTVRAFPADVTDAEAARTMVDAVAAAFGRLDILINNAGKSSYGGYSTLSPSIWDKDVSLNLNAAFYCSQAAVPHLKASGRGAIVNISSQAGISGTAGCGAYSAAKAGLQMFTRVAAMEWGGSNVRVNAVAPGMTATDLAQASWAKTGFDALGAAETAFALKRPGTPEEVAQAVVFLASDAASYITGETLAVSGGPGQKGMIDVD; via the coding sequence ATGCTGGATGGATTTGATCTCAGCGGTCGGGTGGCCCTGGTCACCGGCGGCGGTACGGGCATCGGCAAGGCGATCGCGACCTTGCTGGCTCGCCGCGGGGCGGAGATCGCGATCGCCTCGCGCCGAGCCGACCGGCTCGAAGCGGCTGCTCAGGAGATCGCCGGCGCGACCGGCCGCACGGTGCGCGCCTTCCCGGCCGACGTAACCGACGCTGAAGCAGCGCGGACCATGGTCGATGCCGTTGCGGCGGCATTCGGGCGCCTGGACATCCTGATCAACAACGCCGGCAAGTCGAGCTACGGGGGCTATTCCACCTTATCGCCCTCGATCTGGGACAAGGACGTGTCGCTGAACCTCAACGCCGCCTTCTACTGCTCGCAGGCGGCGGTCCCGCACCTCAAGGCCAGCGGGCGTGGCGCGATCGTGAACATCTCCTCTCAGGCCGGCATCTCGGGCACTGCCGGTTGCGGCGCCTACTCGGCAGCCAAGGCCGGCTTGCAGATGTTCACGCGGGTCGCGGCGATGGAGTGGGGCGGCTCCAACGTGAGGGTGAATGCTGTCGCGCCGGGGATGACTGCTACAGACCTTGCTCAGGCAAGCTGGGCCAAGACCGGTTTCGATGCGCTCGGCGCGGCAGAGACAGCCTTTGCCCTCAAGCGACCGGGTACACCCGAGGAAGTCGCGCAAGCCGTGGTCTTCCTAGCCAGCGATGCGGCCAGCTACATCACCGGCGAGACCCTGGCGGTCAGTGGTGGGCCGGGGCAGAAGGGCATGATCGACGTCGACTGA
- a CDS encoding cation diffusion facilitator family transporter, whose product MAESSGAFAHIRKNIVLYGALAANLGIAIAKFIAAGISGSSSMATEGVHSLVDSGNQVLLLYGQKRAARPPDASHPFGYGRELYFWAFVVAILIFAVGAGVSIYEGIVHIQDPHPIEDPTISYIVLAIAFVLEGSSWTIAVKEFRAHVGNKTWWQAIHRSKDPPGFIVLFEDSAALIGLAIAALGVWASIHFADPRIDGAASILIGAVLAGVAVLLAREAKGLIIGEAADPVLIERLRAVLDGHPQIESVNHVRTVHTGPESVFVAVSADFQDSLSMGEAETLIELLEERMKALSPAISSIYIRPEKREEAFIG is encoded by the coding sequence ATGGCCGAAAGCTCAGGCGCATTCGCGCATATCCGCAAGAACATCGTCCTTTACGGCGCGCTCGCTGCGAACCTGGGCATCGCCATCGCCAAGTTCATAGCGGCCGGCATCAGCGGTTCGTCCTCGATGGCGACGGAAGGCGTGCACAGCCTGGTCGACAGCGGCAACCAGGTCCTGCTGCTCTACGGGCAGAAGCGCGCCGCCCGCCCGCCCGATGCCTCGCACCCGTTCGGCTATGGGCGGGAGCTGTACTTCTGGGCCTTCGTCGTCGCGATCCTGATCTTCGCCGTCGGCGCCGGCGTGTCGATCTACGAGGGCATTGTCCACATCCAGGACCCGCACCCGATCGAGGACCCTACGATCAGCTACATCGTCCTCGCAATCGCCTTCGTACTCGAAGGAAGCTCATGGACGATCGCGGTAAAGGAGTTCCGCGCGCATGTTGGCAACAAGACCTGGTGGCAGGCGATCCACCGCTCAAAGGACCCGCCAGGGTTCATCGTCCTGTTCGAGGATTCGGCGGCCTTGATCGGCCTGGCCATCGCCGCGCTCGGCGTGTGGGCCAGCATCCACTTCGCCGATCCGCGCATCGACGGGGCTGCCTCGATCCTCATTGGCGCAGTGCTGGCAGGCGTCGCGGTGTTGCTGGCGCGCGAAGCCAAAGGCCTGATCATCGGCGAGGCAGCCGATCCGGTGCTGATCGAGCGACTGCGCGCCGTCCTCGACGGTCACCCGCAGATCGAGTCGGTCAACCACGTGCGCACAGTCCACACCGGGCCCGAGAGCGTCTTCGTCGCGGTGAGTGCCGACTTCCAGGACAGCCTCTCGATGGGAGAGGCAGAGACGCTGATCGAGCTGCTGGAAGAGCGCATGAAGGCCCTCTCGCCGGCGATCTCGTCGATCTACATCCGACCCGAGAAGCGCGAGGAAGCCTTCATCGGTTGA